The following proteins are co-located in the Apium graveolens cultivar Ventura chromosome 5, ASM990537v1, whole genome shotgun sequence genome:
- the LOC141724133 gene encoding bifunctional protein FolD 4, chloroplastic-like isoform X1 yields MASASSSLILFAADSSSSARIFSINTSNKLPNGVVQFKRFISPQFGIQNPKTIITHVSSPSSYSVVVGAASMTTEASAKVIDGKSVAKDIQGEITAEILRMKNEIGVVPGLAVILVGDRKDSATYVRNKKKSCESVGIKSYEVCLPQDCREEEVLEHISSFNDDPAVHGILVQLPLPSHMNEQNILNAVCIEKDVDGFHPLNIGRLAMRGREPLFVPCTPKGCIELLHRYNVDIKGKNAVVIGRSNIVGMPAALLLQREDATVSIVHSKTKNPEMITKQADIIIAAAGQPNMVRGSWIKPGAVLIDVGINPVEDSTRPRGYRLVGDICYEEACKIASAITPVPGGVGPMTIAMLLSNTLTSAKRIHNFS; encoded by the exons ATGGCCTCTGCGTCATCTTCGCTGATACTTTTCGCCGCTGATTCTTCTTCATCTGCTCGGATTTTTTCAATTAATACCAGTAATAAGCTCCCAAACGGCGTCGTTCAGTTCAAGCGCTTCATTTCACCTCAATTTGGGATTCAAAACCCTAAAACAATCATCACCCATGTGTCTTCTCCCTCATCTTATAGTGTTG TTGTTGGTGCAGCTTCTATGACTACTGAGGCTTCTGCTAAGGTTATAGATGGGAAATCAGTTGCAAAAGATATTCAAGGTGAAATAACTGCTGAAATATTAAGAATGAAGAATGAAATTGGTGTTGTGCCAGGTTTAGCTGTTATTTTGGTTGGTGATAGGAAAGATTCTGCAACATATGTGCGCAACAAGAAAAAATCCTGTGAATCAGTAGGAATCAAATCTTATGAAGTGTGTTTGCCCCAGGACTGCAGAGAAGAAGAAGTACTTGAGCATATCTCAAGCTTTAACGATGATCCTGCTGTTCATGGCATACTTGTTCAGCTCCCTCTACCATCT CATATGAACGAGCAAAATATCTTAAATGCTGTATGCATTGAGAAGGATGTTGATGGATTCCACCCTCTAAACATTGGTCGTCTTGCAATGCGGGGTAGAGAACCGTTGTTTGTTCCATGCACACCGAAAGGGTGTATTGAGTTGTTGCATAGATACAATGTTGATATTAAAGGAAAAAATGCTGTTGTTATTGGCAGGAGCAACATTGTTGGAATGCCTGCTGCTCTTTTGCTGCAA AGAGAAGATGCTACTGTTAGTATTGTGCACTCCAAAACCAAGAATCCCGAGATGATCACTAAGCAAGCAGACATTATAATTGCAGCTGCAGGGCAACCCAACATGGTCAGAGGTAGCTGGATAAAGCCTGGAGCAGTTCTAATTGACGTTGGAATAAATCCGGTTGAG GACTCTACACGCCCTCGAGGCTACAGACTGGTTGGAGACATCTGTTATGAGGAAGCATGCAAGATTGCTTCGGCTATAACACCAGTTCCCGGAGGAGTTGGGCCAATGACAATTGCAATGCTTCTTTCAAATACCCTCACCTCTGCAAAGCGAATTCATAACTTCAGTTGA
- the LOC141724133 gene encoding bifunctional protein FolD 4, chloroplastic-like isoform X2, which produces MASASSSLILFAADSSSSARIFSINTSNKLPNGVVQFKRFISPQFGIQNPKTIITHVSSPSSYSVASMTTEASAKVIDGKSVAKDIQGEITAEILRMKNEIGVVPGLAVILVGDRKDSATYVRNKKKSCESVGIKSYEVCLPQDCREEEVLEHISSFNDDPAVHGILVQLPLPSHMNEQNILNAVCIEKDVDGFHPLNIGRLAMRGREPLFVPCTPKGCIELLHRYNVDIKGKNAVVIGRSNIVGMPAALLLQREDATVSIVHSKTKNPEMITKQADIIIAAAGQPNMVRGSWIKPGAVLIDVGINPVEDSTRPRGYRLVGDICYEEACKIASAITPVPGGVGPMTIAMLLSNTLTSAKRIHNFS; this is translated from the exons ATGGCCTCTGCGTCATCTTCGCTGATACTTTTCGCCGCTGATTCTTCTTCATCTGCTCGGATTTTTTCAATTAATACCAGTAATAAGCTCCCAAACGGCGTCGTTCAGTTCAAGCGCTTCATTTCACCTCAATTTGGGATTCAAAACCCTAAAACAATCATCACCCATGTGTCTTCTCCCTCATCTTATAGTGTTG CTTCTATGACTACTGAGGCTTCTGCTAAGGTTATAGATGGGAAATCAGTTGCAAAAGATATTCAAGGTGAAATAACTGCTGAAATATTAAGAATGAAGAATGAAATTGGTGTTGTGCCAGGTTTAGCTGTTATTTTGGTTGGTGATAGGAAAGATTCTGCAACATATGTGCGCAACAAGAAAAAATCCTGTGAATCAGTAGGAATCAAATCTTATGAAGTGTGTTTGCCCCAGGACTGCAGAGAAGAAGAAGTACTTGAGCATATCTCAAGCTTTAACGATGATCCTGCTGTTCATGGCATACTTGTTCAGCTCCCTCTACCATCT CATATGAACGAGCAAAATATCTTAAATGCTGTATGCATTGAGAAGGATGTTGATGGATTCCACCCTCTAAACATTGGTCGTCTTGCAATGCGGGGTAGAGAACCGTTGTTTGTTCCATGCACACCGAAAGGGTGTATTGAGTTGTTGCATAGATACAATGTTGATATTAAAGGAAAAAATGCTGTTGTTATTGGCAGGAGCAACATTGTTGGAATGCCTGCTGCTCTTTTGCTGCAA AGAGAAGATGCTACTGTTAGTATTGTGCACTCCAAAACCAAGAATCCCGAGATGATCACTAAGCAAGCAGACATTATAATTGCAGCTGCAGGGCAACCCAACATGGTCAGAGGTAGCTGGATAAAGCCTGGAGCAGTTCTAATTGACGTTGGAATAAATCCGGTTGAG GACTCTACACGCCCTCGAGGCTACAGACTGGTTGGAGACATCTGTTATGAGGAAGCATGCAAGATTGCTTCGGCTATAACACCAGTTCCCGGAGGAGTTGGGCCAATGACAATTGCAATGCTTCTTTCAAATACCCTCACCTCTGCAAAGCGAATTCATAACTTCAGTTGA